The following proteins are co-located in the Pararge aegeria chromosome 3, ilParAegt1.1, whole genome shotgun sequence genome:
- the LOC120637370 gene encoding prostatic acid phosphatase-like translates to MESVYVIVLMIVAYVDVQHAEETSGLTTNPNNKMGMVENRLTDTELLMSFVVFRHGDRTPDQEELDKFPGDHLNNNIFFPYGKKALTNKGKQRGFRVGEYLRNRYNNKLISKLYLPDETSVRTTDYARTKMTALTALAAIFPPTQAQRWNPFLNWQPVPYDTEPHEDDDLLYYYNCPRYLKLREKVYGLPEVQKLIKPYESLFKYLSLKTGTNITTLEDVFYLDNLFQTLANVGVNPPTWAQEVMPKIKEITKIEYACQFYDSELIRLSTGILLGDILNATSAAMTGDKEQPNLQLYSAHENNVAALMAAVGVFKPHQPKFGSAILLEFRKRLSTGQYGFTAVYAPDAGGPGIILPISGCGGQPFCDYDTFITLTKNNVLSRSEYKEQCFILDV, encoded by the exons ATGGAATCCGTGTATGTCATAGTTCTGATGATAGTGGCGTATGTTGACGTTCAACATGCAGAAGAGACTTCTGGCCTAACAACAAACCCAAACAATAAGATGGGAATGGTTGAAAATCGCCTGACTGACACTGAGCTGCTAATGTCTTTTGTG GTTTTTCGTCATGGTGACAGAACACCAGATCAGGAAGAATTAGACAAGTTCCCAGGGGATCAcctgaataataatatattctttcCGTATGGCAAAAAGGCTTTGACAAAT AAAGGCAAGCAGAGAGGCTTTCGCGTTGGTGAATACTTGAGGAATCGAtacaataataaacttatatccaAATTATATTTGCCTGATGAGACTTCTGTGCGGACTACGGACTACGCGCGAACCAAGATGACGGCATTGACTGCACTGGCTGCCATCTTTCCTCCAACCCAAGCACAGAGGTGGAATCCATTTTTGAACTGGCAACCGGTGCCCTACGACACGGAACCTCACGAGGATGATGAC TTGCTATACTACTATAACTGTCCACGATATCTTAAACTAAGGGAAAAGGTATATGGCTTGCCGGAGGTTCAGAAATTGATAAAGCCGTATGAAAGCCTCTTCAAATATTTAAGTCTGAAAACAGGAACTAATATAACCACATTAGAAGACGTTTTCTATTTAGATAACTTGTTTCAGACTTTA gcAAATGTAGGAGTGAATCCTCCAACTTGGGCCCAGGAGGTGATgccaaaaattaaagaaattacaaagATTGAATATGCCTGCCAATTCTATGATAGTGAATTGATACGCTTATCAACAG GAATACTTTTGGGGGACATATTAAACGCGACGAGTGCCGCTATGACAGGAGACAAAGAGCAACCAAACTTGCAATTATACTCTGCCCACGAGAACAACGTTGCAGCACTTATGGCAGCAGTAGGAGTTTTCAAGCCGCACCAGCCTAAATTTGGATCAGCGATACTATTGGAATTTAGGAAGCGACTGTCGACAGGGCAGTATGGTTTTACT GCGGTATACGCACCAGATGCCGGTGGTCCAGGAATTATTCTTCCAATCTCCGGATGTGGGGGGCAGCCATTTTGTGACTACGACACTTTCATTACTTTGACGAAGAATAATGTACTTTCCCGGAGCGAATACAAGGAACAGTGTTTCATTCTTGACGTATAA